A window of Paenibacillus sp. 19GGS1-52 contains these coding sequences:
- the rpsO gene encoding 30S ribosomal protein S15 translates to MALTQERKHQLIDEHKTHESDTGSPEVQVAILTENIVNLTDHLRTHKKDHHSRRGLLKMVGQRRKLLAYLKNKDIRRYSALIERLGLRR, encoded by the coding sequence ATGGCTTTGACTCAAGAACGTAAACACCAATTGATTGACGAGCACAAAACTCACGAATCCGATACTGGATCCCCTGAGGTGCAAGTTGCTATCCTTACGGAGAACATTGTTAATTTGACTGACCACTTGCGTACACACAAGAAGGATCATCATTCTCGTCGTGGATTGTTGAAGATGGTTGGACAACGTCGTAAACTTTTGGCATATCTGAAGAATAAAGATATCAGACGTTATAGCGCCCTGATCGAAAGACTGGGATTGCGTCGTTAA
- a CDS encoding bifunctional riboflavin kinase/FAD synthetase: MRTVTLTYPMSSETAAHWAQPQVAALGQFDGLHRGHASVISSAVAMARKEGVPAAVITFHPHPKDVMGKGDYEGYLTPQRDKQQLLAGMGVDILYIVEFNELLSQVSPKNFVNIMLLPLQIVTAVIGFDFRFGYKGEGDADMLRKLGEGVMAVETVPPFLLEGQKVSSSGIRKSLQNGELALANSWFGRCYHLRGVVGHGEKRGRTIGFPTANIQLDDPFVVPAKGVYAVRVFYNDEILPGVMNVGVKPTFHDGVIAPTFEVHLFDFAGDLYYQELKVELVSYIRPERKFDSIETLIAQITADAETSKKVLGTNS; this comes from the coding sequence GTGAGAACTGTAACGTTAACCTATCCAATGTCGTCGGAGACTGCTGCGCATTGGGCACAGCCTCAAGTGGCTGCCCTAGGGCAGTTTGATGGCCTGCATCGCGGACATGCCAGCGTCATTAGTTCCGCTGTAGCTATGGCCCGCAAAGAAGGCGTGCCGGCTGCAGTCATAACTTTCCACCCTCATCCGAAGGATGTTATGGGCAAGGGAGATTATGAGGGATATTTGACACCACAAAGGGATAAGCAGCAGTTGCTTGCCGGAATGGGCGTAGATATTCTGTATATTGTTGAATTCAATGAACTATTATCCCAGGTGAGTCCGAAGAACTTCGTCAATATCATGCTGCTGCCGCTGCAAATTGTAACAGCAGTGATCGGATTTGATTTCCGCTTTGGCTACAAAGGCGAAGGCGATGCGGACATGCTTCGTAAGCTGGGAGAAGGCGTAATGGCTGTGGAAACTGTGCCCCCGTTCCTGCTTGAGGGACAGAAGGTAAGTAGCTCCGGTATTCGGAAATCCCTCCAGAACGGCGAGCTTGCGCTGGCCAACTCATGGTTCGGACGATGCTATCATCTGCGTGGGGTGGTAGGGCATGGAGAAAAGCGGGGGCGTACAATTGGATTTCCAACCGCAAATATTCAACTGGATGATCCATTTGTCGTTCCTGCAAAGGGTGTTTATGCGGTCAGAGTCTTTTATAATGATGAAATTCTGCCTGGTGTCATGAATGTAGGTGTGAAACCTACCTTTCACGATGGCGTAATTGCTCCGACCTTTGAGGTGCATCTGTTCGATTTTGCTGGGGACTTATATTATCAGGAACTCAAGGTAGAATTGGTTTCATACATTCGTCCTGAGCGTAAATTTGATTCTATAGAAACTTTGATCGCGCAGATCACAGCAGATGCCGAAACCTCCAAAAAAGTTTTGGGAACTAATTCATAA
- the infB gene encoding translation initiation factor IF-2 — MTKEDNKDKLRVYEYAKSLNMSSKEIITILKRLDVPVNNHMSVMENGSVNKVEQFFKDIKSNAAAKREPGTSSRPVTNTGAVTAEPQSAQNANQNQPEKQVGMNSNQNNNQSTTSPRPQSGQDSRTAQTGSTQNARPQGSTTGSRPQGSSTTGSRPQGSSTTGSRPQGSSTTGSRPQGSSTTGSRPQGSSTTGSRPQGSSTTGSRPQGSSPAGNRPPGQGTTPRTGDRPQGQGGAPRSAGPQGQGGTGGDFSRGGDKGGPKKSGATGGSRPTTGTGQRRFDDGKGGNFRGRGGKNGRGKNQQMERREKIDNTPKKIIVRGSMTVGETAKLLHKDASEVIKKLISMGVMATINQELDLDTILLLAGEFGVEVDVKIPVDEDSFETVEENDTEEELQSRPPVVTIMGHVDHGKTTLLDAIRSTNVTSGEAGGITQHIGAYQVEINHKKITFLDTPGHEAFTAMRARGAQVTDMTIIVVAADDGVMPQTVEAINHAKAAGLPIIVAVNKIDKVGADPDKVKQELTGYGLVPEEWGGDTIFVNLSAKQRTNLEELLEMILLVAEVNEYKANPDKRARGTVIEAELDKNRGPVARILVQHGTLRVGDAFVAGNCFGRVRAMVNDKGRKIKEAGPSTPVEITGLTEVPQAGDPFMAFEDERKARAIADRRAITQRQSELNVNTRVTLDDLFKHIKDGEIKDLNVIIKGDVQGSVEALKGSLAKIEVEGVRVKILHSGAGAITESDITLAAASNAIVIGFNVRPDAQTKAAADQEKVDVRLHRIIYNVIEEIEQAMKGMLDPIFKESIIGHAEVRNVFTISKVGTIAGCMVTSGKIARNAEMRLIRSGIVVFEGKIDTLKRFKDDAKEVAQGYECGITLERYNDLKEGDIIEAFIMETVER; from the coding sequence TTGACTAAAGAAGACAATAAAGATAAACTGCGTGTTTACGAATACGCTAAATCATTGAACATGAGTAGTAAAGAAATTATTACCATTCTGAAGCGTTTGGATGTCCCTGTGAACAATCATATGAGTGTCATGGAGAATGGTTCCGTGAACAAAGTAGAACAGTTCTTTAAGGACATTAAGTCAAACGCTGCAGCCAAGCGGGAACCCGGCACCAGCAGCCGCCCAGTGACAAACACTGGTGCGGTAACCGCCGAACCCCAGAGTGCTCAGAACGCCAACCAAAATCAACCGGAAAAGCAGGTAGGTATGAACAGTAACCAAAACAACAACCAATCGACGACGTCCCCAAGGCCCCAAAGCGGACAAGATTCCCGCACAGCACAAACAGGATCGACACAGAATGCACGTCCGCAAGGCAGTACAACAGGTAGCCGCCCACAAGGCAGCAGCACAACCGGAAGTCGCCCACAAGGCAGCAGCACAACTGGAAGCCGCCCACAAGGCAGCAGCACAACTGGAAGCCGCCCACAAGGCAGCAGCACAACTGGAAGCCGCCCACAAGGCAGCAGCACAACCGGAAGTCGCCCACAAGGCAGCAGCACAACTGGAAGCCGCCCACAAGGCAGCTCGCCAGCTGGCAACCGTCCGCCCGGCCAAGGTACAACTCCTCGCACAGGCGATCGTCCGCAAGGTCAAGGCGGAGCGCCTCGTTCAGCAGGTCCACAAGGTCAAGGCGGCACAGGCGGAGATTTCTCCCGTGGCGGTGACAAAGGTGGTCCTAAGAAGAGTGGTGCTACTGGTGGCAGTAGACCAACTACGGGTACAGGCCAAAGACGTTTTGATGATGGTAAGGGCGGCAACTTCCGCGGACGTGGAGGCAAAAACGGCCGTGGTAAGAATCAACAAATGGAACGTCGCGAGAAAATTGATAATACACCGAAGAAGATTATTGTTCGCGGCAGCATGACTGTTGGCGAAACAGCGAAACTGCTGCATAAGGATGCTTCGGAAGTTATCAAAAAGCTGATTTCAATGGGTGTTATGGCTACCATAAACCAAGAGCTTGATCTCGACACTATTTTACTTCTTGCCGGTGAATTTGGTGTAGAAGTAGATGTGAAGATTCCTGTCGATGAGGACAGCTTTGAAACCGTTGAAGAGAACGATACTGAAGAAGAATTGCAGAGCCGTCCTCCAGTTGTAACAATCATGGGTCACGTCGATCATGGTAAAACAACATTGTTGGATGCTATCCGTTCTACGAATGTGACCAGCGGCGAAGCCGGTGGGATTACTCAGCACATCGGTGCATATCAAGTCGAAATCAACCACAAAAAAATTACGTTCCTGGATACCCCAGGTCACGAAGCATTTACCGCAATGCGTGCCCGTGGAGCACAGGTTACAGATATGACCATAATTGTAGTAGCAGCAGATGACGGTGTTATGCCTCAGACGGTAGAAGCCATTAACCATGCTAAGGCAGCAGGACTACCAATCATAGTAGCTGTTAACAAAATTGATAAAGTGGGCGCTGATCCTGACAAGGTGAAGCAAGAGCTTACTGGATATGGCCTAGTTCCTGAAGAGTGGGGCGGCGATACAATCTTTGTGAACTTGTCTGCTAAACAGCGCACGAATCTGGAAGAGCTGCTGGAAATGATCTTGCTTGTAGCTGAAGTGAATGAATACAAAGCGAACCCGGACAAACGGGCACGTGGTACAGTGATTGAAGCGGAACTTGATAAGAACCGTGGACCCGTTGCACGTATTCTCGTACAGCATGGTACTCTGAGAGTGGGAGACGCTTTTGTAGCAGGTAACTGCTTCGGACGTGTTCGTGCCATGGTGAATGACAAAGGCCGCAAGATCAAAGAAGCGGGACCTTCCACACCAGTGGAAATTACCGGTTTGACTGAAGTACCGCAGGCTGGTGATCCGTTTATGGCCTTTGAAGATGAGCGTAAAGCTCGTGCAATTGCCGACAGACGGGCGATTACTCAGCGTCAATCCGAGCTGAATGTTAATACCCGTGTCACTTTGGATGATCTGTTCAAGCACATTAAAGACGGTGAAATTAAAGACCTGAACGTTATCATTAAAGGTGATGTACAGGGTTCGGTTGAAGCGCTTAAAGGTTCTTTGGCTAAAATTGAAGTCGAAGGCGTACGCGTGAAGATTCTTCATAGCGGAGCTGGAGCGATTACGGAATCGGATATTACCCTGGCTGCAGCATCCAATGCCATCGTTATCGGTTTTAATGTTCGTCCAGACGCTCAGACTAAGGCAGCGGCTGACCAAGAGAAGGTAGATGTTCGTTTACATCGCATCATCTACAACGTCATTGAAGAAATTGAGCAGGCCATGAAGGGCATGCTGGATCCTATCTTCAAAGAGAGCATTATCGGCCACGCTGAAGTACGCAACGTCTTTACAATTAGTAAAGTGGGCACAATTGCAGGTTGTATGGTTACTTCCGGCAAAATTGCCCGCAATGCTGAAATGCGCTTGATTCGTAGCGGTATCGTTGTTTTTGAAGGTAAGATCGATACCTTGAAACGCTTTAAAGACGATGCTAAAGAAGTGGCGCAGGGGTATGAATGCGGGATTACATTGGAACGCTATAATGACCTCAAAGAGGGCGACATTATCGAAGCGTTCATAATGGAAACTGTAGAGCGCTAA
- the rbfA gene encoding 30S ribosome-binding factor RbfA, which yields MSKIRAGRVGEQIKKELSLLIQKEMKDPRIGFVTVTGVEVTNDLTQAKVYLSVLGDEDQKTASLKAIEKAHGFLRSELGKAIRLRHTPELIFKTDESVAYGSHIEKLLGDIGKTE from the coding sequence ATGTCTAAAATCAGAGCTGGACGTGTGGGCGAACAGATTAAAAAAGAATTAAGCCTACTGATCCAAAAAGAAATGAAAGACCCCCGAATCGGTTTTGTTACAGTAACCGGCGTTGAAGTCACTAATGATCTGACGCAGGCCAAAGTATACCTAAGTGTATTAGGGGATGAAGATCAGAAGACAGCTTCGCTTAAGGCGATTGAGAAGGCACATGGCTTCCTTCGCTCAGAGCTTGGTAAAGCTATCCGCCTTCGGCATACACCGGAGCTGATCTTTAAGACTGATGAATCCGTAGCTTATGGCAGCCATATTGAGAAGCTGCTTGGAGACATCGGAAAGACAGAATAG
- a CDS encoding bifunctional oligoribonuclease/PAP phosphatase NrnA, which produces MQSYEQSLQQTREFLLEHDDYLVVSHVQPDGDAVSSTLAVGWLLSCLGKKYSMLNEGPIPKRMEYLWHADEIINLSASEQARKYSNVICVDCADFQRVGQTQRYFADDALIVNIDHHPTNNGYGLVNLIKPDAAATAEILFDLLKVFGIEWDIHIATAIYTGLLTDTGGFRYANTSPKVMAAVSELLVLGVKGPELAETLLEEMTLAQVKVLNRALNTLQLSPEGDIAWVHVTPQDMLDCDAANEDLEGIVNYPRNIRGVEVGILFKVIHEQAVKVSLRSAGKVDVAALAQTFGGGGHTRAAGARIEATLEQVIPLVLEEVKRHL; this is translated from the coding sequence ATGCAGAGCTATGAACAAAGTCTCCAGCAGACCCGTGAATTTCTGCTGGAACACGACGATTATCTTGTAGTGTCGCATGTTCAGCCGGACGGAGACGCAGTCAGCTCCACCCTCGCGGTGGGCTGGCTTCTCTCATGTCTGGGCAAGAAATATTCGATGCTGAACGAAGGCCCGATTCCCAAACGGATGGAATACTTGTGGCATGCAGACGAAATTATCAATCTGAGTGCTAGTGAGCAAGCGCGTAAATACAGTAATGTTATTTGTGTCGATTGCGCCGATTTCCAGCGTGTAGGTCAGACGCAACGTTATTTTGCAGATGATGCGCTCATCGTAAACATAGATCATCACCCTACCAATAATGGATATGGCCTCGTTAATCTCATCAAGCCGGATGCAGCTGCCACAGCGGAAATTTTATTCGACCTGCTGAAAGTGTTTGGGATCGAGTGGGATATTCATATTGCCACAGCTATTTATACGGGACTGTTGACAGATACCGGAGGCTTCCGTTATGCCAATACCTCTCCCAAGGTAATGGCTGCTGTATCAGAACTGTTAGTACTTGGTGTTAAAGGTCCTGAACTGGCGGAAACACTGCTTGAAGAAATGACACTTGCGCAAGTTAAGGTTCTGAACCGGGCGTTGAACACATTACAATTGTCGCCTGAGGGTGATATTGCTTGGGTTCACGTTACACCTCAAGATATGCTTGACTGTGATGCAGCTAATGAAGATTTGGAAGGAATAGTGAACTATCCTCGCAATATTCGCGGCGTTGAGGTTGGCATTCTATTCAAGGTCATTCATGAGCAAGCAGTAAAGGTCAGTTTGCGCTCCGCTGGAAAGGTTGATGTAGCGGCCCTGGCTCAAACCTTCGGTGGTGGGGGTCACACTCGTGCTGCGGGTGCGCGCATAGAAGCTACGCTGGAACAGGTTATTCCCTTGGTGCTTGAGGAGGTAAAACGTCATTTATGA
- the truB gene encoding tRNA pseudouridine(55) synthase TruB: protein MSELTGVLAVYKPAGFTSHDVVAKARRILGMKRIGHTGTLDPQVTGVLPLCLGRATRVVEYIQELPKEYVATLRLGLASDTEDMTGTITETADEVHVTEQEVLAVLGSFQGIISQIPPMYSAVKIDGKRLYELAREGKTVERKSREVEIYEIEMLGMSWSGNYPDITFRALCSKGTYIRTLCVDIGRALGLPGVMVKLERTMSAGIRASHCLTLEEIASHKEAGTLEAHLIAADEAISHLPRHIVVNEKRKSALQGQRLSSRFVIPEVESSGHFRLYDLQSEFLGIYELEDSGAIAPVKVFAQI from the coding sequence ATGAGTGAACTTACCGGTGTATTAGCTGTCTACAAGCCAGCAGGATTCACATCACATGATGTTGTAGCAAAAGCACGCCGTATTCTTGGAATGAAACGGATTGGTCACACGGGGACACTTGATCCCCAGGTGACTGGTGTGTTGCCTCTTTGTCTCGGACGAGCTACTCGGGTAGTGGAGTATATTCAGGAGTTGCCCAAGGAATATGTGGCAACGCTCAGATTAGGATTAGCCAGCGATACGGAGGACATGACCGGAACAATCACGGAAACGGCAGATGAGGTTCATGTTACTGAACAAGAAGTATTGGCTGTGCTTGGTTCTTTCCAAGGAATAATTTCTCAGATTCCTCCCATGTATTCGGCGGTGAAAATTGACGGCAAGCGCTTGTACGAATTAGCCAGAGAAGGCAAAACCGTAGAACGCAAAAGTCGTGAAGTAGAGATCTATGAGATTGAAATGCTAGGAATGAGTTGGAGTGGCAATTATCCTGATATCACTTTTCGTGCACTTTGCTCTAAAGGCACCTATATTCGTACACTTTGCGTTGATATCGGCCGGGCTTTAGGGTTGCCAGGTGTAATGGTGAAGCTGGAAAGAACGATGTCTGCAGGAATTAGGGCCAGCCACTGTCTCACTCTGGAAGAGATTGCTTCCCATAAAGAAGCTGGAACCTTGGAAGCACATCTTATAGCAGCTGACGAGGCGATCTCACATTTGCCACGCCATATTGTTGTGAATGAGAAGAGAAAGTCGGCCTTGCAGGGACAACGCCTTTCGTCTCGGTTTGTGATACCTGAGGTAGAGAGTTCAGGTCATTTCCGGCTGTACGACCTTCAGAGTGAATTTCTGGGTATTTATGAACTCGAAGATTCGGGAGCCATTGCTCCGGTTAAGGTATTTGCACAAATTTAA
- a CDS encoding YlxR family protein has translation MKQRKVPLRKCVASQEMKPKKELIRVVRTPEGEVLIDLTGKKSGRGAYICGKLECFKLAQKNKALDRALKCQVSPEIYAQLARDFVSVEEQFLAAKDSEDNE, from the coding sequence ATGAAACAAAGGAAGGTACCGCTGCGTAAATGTGTTGCTAGCCAGGAGATGAAGCCCAAGAAAGAGCTGATTCGTGTGGTTAGGACGCCGGAGGGCGAGGTGCTTATCGATCTGACAGGTAAGAAATCAGGTCGAGGTGCTTATATATGCGGTAAACTGGAATGTTTTAAATTGGCACAAAAGAATAAAGCACTTGATCGTGCATTAAAATGTCAAGTGAGTCCTGAAATCTATGCCCAGCTTGCCCGGGATTTTGTATCCGTGGAGGAGCAGTTTTTAGCAGCAAAGGATAGTGAGGACAATGAGTAA